In Dehalobacter sp., the sequence TACCACACCGGCTGTGACTGTACGGGCAAAATCCTGGCCTCCCGGATTCCCAATCGCAACGACGGATTCTCCGACTTTTAAGGCTGCGGAGTCTCCGAGCTGGACAGCCGCAAGTCCCTTCGTACCGTCAATTTTGAGCACGGCAAGATCGGTCCGCGGATCACCGCCGACAAGCGTTCCAGGAACATCCCGACCATCAGCAAGCGAAATCATAATTTTCTCAGCATCTCCAATGACATGATAGTTAGTAACAATATAACCCTGGGTGGCATTGATGATAAAGCCAGAACCGCTTCCTGCTTCACTGAGTCCATCACTGCTACCGGCAAAAATATTCCCGCTATACTGAAAGTTGGCCACACCTACGACAGCAGGCCCTACCGTGCTGGCAATATTAATCACCGGTGACTCCCCACCGGTAATACCTGAGGCTGAAATTGGGGGATTTTCTCCCTGCTGAATGACAACCTTATTACCACCTTCCAAATAATTGCCTCCAGGATATACCGCAGGAACAAGGACGACAGCAATCAAGCCGCCCAGAATTGCACTGATGACAGCAAGCAAAACCGTCGAAACAACCCGGGGTTTTCCGCTCCTTCGTCCGAAATTGTCCCGGTCATTATAATCATCCATCTGACATCCCTCCTATCCAGTATGTATCATGTCTACCTTAAATTTAGTCTGTCAGTTATGCTCTCATGACATACTATCCCAGTGTAATAAGTTCGTGCGGATAATGTCTCGGCGCAACTCTTATTTTTAGATTCGCGCATTTTTTCTTAACCTGCGAATTCCGGAGCATCTCCACAACTGTACTGAGTGCCATTTGCGGCGTATTGTTTTCTTCACTTAAGTGAGCAAGCACGACTTTTTGCGTGTTTTCACCAAGCCATTCCGTCAAGGCCTCAGCAAGCTGGACATTGCTTAGATGTCCTGCATCTCCGCTGACTCTTTTCTTCAAATAGTACGGATACCTTCCGTGCCATAGTGTTTCCAGGTCGTGGTTTGCCTCTACGACATAGGCATCACAGCCCCGAAGATTACGGTGCATCTCTTCTGTGACAATGCCACTGTCAGTCGCTATGCCAAGCGTATGTGTTTTGCCTGTTATTTTAAGACCGTAGCTCTCCCTGCTGTCATGGGAAGTCGGGAAGAGCTTCACATCCATACCCGAAAGATAGATGTCCCGGTCAATAATTCTTTTCTGTTCAGAATTAATATCCCCAAGCACCGTTTCAATTTCCTGCCAGATTCCGGCTGTCGCATAGATGGGAATCTTCAACTTGCGAGCCAGAATGCCAGCCCCCTTGACATGGTCGGAATGTTCATGGGTAATGATGATACCTTCTAGCTGGGGAGCGGCAATATCAATCATTTTGAGGTTTGTAAGCACTCTTTTGGCTGTAATGCCGCAATCCACAAGCAAACTCCTGTTTCCTTCCCCTACACATATGGCATTACCGGAGCTGCCACTGGCCAGTGTTGCAAAATACATCTGTTCACCTTCCCGATTTGTGATTCTCAGTGCTTACTCATCCTGTTGTCGGAAATGTCTGCCGTTACTTGTCTCAGGTTCATTTATCTAAGGTTTAATGTCCTGAGCTCTTGCTATCATTTCCTCAAGCTTGGTCTTCATCTCTCCATCGGTATTGTATTTCAACGCTGTCTGCCAGTACTGCTCAGCCTGCTTGTAATCTTCTTTGCTATAAAACTGGAACATCCCATACCAATACAACACATCCACATTTTGCGGTTCTTTTTCAATTAATTCCTTGTATGTTTCATCCGCAAGATCAGAATCTCGTGAAAGAAATGCAGATATTGCAAGTTTTAACCTTACATCATTGTCGTCTTTCTGGGTCAGGACTTTTTGGTAATACGTTATCGCATTCTGCAGATCTTCCTGATATTCTTCATCGTTAAGCTGAATTGTTATACTCGCTTTACTATAATAAGCGTCAGCCAGGGCCAGCTGCGTTTCGACGTCCTCCGGGCTTTTTTCGAGTGCTGCGCTGAGTTCCACGATGGCTTGCTTCCGCTGATTGTATTCCTGCTCCAACGCTTCCTGGCCCTGGGTATCTTCCGTATTATCAGACCCTGGAAGGGAAATTGCATAAAATGTTGATCCAATAAGGGAAATGCAGATGATCCCTATGATAATACCTACAGTGATCTTTTGAACTTTTTTTCGCATTTTTTCTCCTAACTTGCGACCTTGCTATTACCAATAATAGGAAGGTCTGATTAATCTTTCCTTAGAAACAAAAGCGTCAAAAAAACTCTTCCTTATGTACCAGGATTCTCTTGTTAAACGAGAACCCTTTGCCTGGCTTCTATGATTTTAAGGTAGTATGCGACTTCGAGCCTTTTTTTCTGCAGCTCGCATCCCATCGGATACACTTTAATCAGTTCCCCGCTAAAAGCTTCATTGGCTGCATGGCATCCGCCGCTGCATGAAAAGCGTGCCCAACAGGCGCGGCATTCTTCCTTTGCATAGACCTGCGCCTGGCGGAAGGATTGAACAATTTCTTCCTTCAGTTCACAGTTCGGATCATTCACAGATCCCATTTTATATTTTTCCTTTCCGACAAACTGATGACAGGGGTAAATGTCCCCCTCCGGCGAAACGGCCACATACTCGTGTCCGGCCCCGCAGCCCGACAACCTCTTAATTAGGCAAGGTCCTTCATCGAGACCTGTATTGAAGTGAAAAAAGACAAATTCTTTCCCTGCCTCGCGATATTCCAGCACTTTTTCTCCTAAAATATCGTAGCTTTCTTTGATTTCTGCCAGATCTTCCTCTCTGAAAGCATACTCTTCCTGCGGAGAAGCTACTACTGGTTCCACAGAGATCCTTCGGATGCCGCTGTCCGCCATATGCAGGACATCCTTATAAAAATCTTTATTGAAATGTGTATAGGTTCCCCGGACATAAAAATAATTGCCAACAGCATAACGCGATGTCTCCGGCCGCATTTCCGTAAATTTAAGAATCTGTGGCATAATCCGGTCATAACTTCCAGATCCATTCAGGAAAGGCCGCATTTTGTCATTTACTTCTTTGCGTCCGTCCAAACTCAGTACAACACTGATTCCTTCGTCTTCCAAAAATCTTGCTGTCGCTTCATCCAGCAAGACCGCATTCGTTGTCAGCGTAAACTTGACCTTTTTGCCCGCTTGAGCGGCTATTTCCCGGCCGTAAACAATCAATTCCCTGATAACCGGCAAATTCATCAGCGGTTCACCGCCAAAGAAATCAACCTCGCAATGTCCCCGCTCTCCGCTGTGATCCAATAAAAATTTCAACGCTTTCTTACCGGTCTCAACGTTCATCAACTCGCGGTTGCCGCCGAACGGTCCTGTTCCCGCAAAACAATATTTACAGCGCAGGTTGCAGTCATGTGCAACGTGCAGGCACATCGCCTTGATCACCGGCCGGTCAGAAAACGGTAGTACTGTCTCTTCGGGCTCGCAGGAAAATAACAGCTTTTGATCCTGAAGCACTTTCAATTCTGCCAGGATTTCCTGTTTTTCTTCAGAAGAAAGGTTATGCCCACATTTTTCCAGCAATTCTTCTGAATTTTCCAGGCTGTTTTTCTGCTGATATGTTATCAATTCCTGAATAAAAGCATATGTCTTGTCATCAATCACATGAAGCGACCCTGAATTGACATCATAAGCAATCTGAAGTTTCCCCTGCGTATACACATGTACATTTTTTGATATATTGTAGTTCGTTAATTTCATGCTTCTGTTTCCTCTGCCCATCGTAATCGTATTTAGAACAATTATACCATTGAAATACCTTTGTGAAAAAAGAAAACTTGGCTGACGCCAAGCTTTTTTACAGAACCCCTTTATAGATAACCGTCTGTCTTTATGATGTTTCTGTTATTTTTCACAAACTTGATTGCCAACTGTACAAGAAGTCTTACAAGCCGATTGGCAAGATGTCTGGCATTTTCCGCACCCTCCGGTTTTGGCTGTTGAGGCTAAGCTCCCCTTAATGATTGTCTGAATATGTGTAGCCATGCGTATCCTCCTTATTATTGTTTAGGCTGACTGAACAAGTAGATAACCTTTCCTTCAGCGGAGTACCCGGTAATATCCGCGCTTACCGATGGGACCTGCGGTTCACTGACAAACGCATACCATAATCTCAGCTGATCAGTGTTAACAATTTTCCCCTGGACCTTTTCCCCGCCGATCGTCGTAACGGTTACACGTACAATATTCTTATTCGTTATCTTGCCGTAATAGACCGAATATTGGGTGCCGTCTTCTCCAAGATCCGCATATCGCCACTGCAGGCCATCAGGATAAGTGACAAGCTTACCAACCGCACTTCCTGTCCATTTCCAGCCAAAACTGTTTTTCGTAAATATCCCTGTGCTTAGTTCTTCTTCAAACGTGTAAAACACAATTCCTGAATTGTCACTGACTTGTTCAACTTTTACCAAGTCATATCCTTTGGGAATAAGCGGCTTCGCTTTCGCTACCGCATCATCCAATGAGTTGCATCCGCCTAATACTGCTGTCATGATCACAATGGCCAAAATTGCTGCAATTTTCTTCAGCTTGCCCTTCTTGCGAAACATTCGGCTGCTAGAGTCAGATAACATCCTTTTTCTTTCAGCTCCTTTCGGCTTAACGCCTCACTAAAGCCTCATGTGATATGCGTCCCGCAAAAAACCATTAATTAGCTTTTGCGATAAAAAAACCAGCTTAAAACTGGCCTTATATTCTTAAATTGGAGCGGAAGACGGGATTCGAACCCGCGACCCTCGGCTTGGGAAGCCAATGCTCTACCACTGAGCCACTTCCGCATGATATTTCAAGGCTTTAGACTTCCTAGCATGTTCTAGGACCATGGCATACCTTTGTCGGGTAAGCATTATTATACTTCAAAATTTAATACTAGGCAAGATTATAAGTTCAATTTTTACAATTTCAACGATATTACTAGCTCAGTTGACTCTACCCCAAATTTGGTACAGGTTTTATTTTGTGGTTAATACACTTTTGGGTATCCCTCCTACACTACCAGTTTCAGCACTTTGTCATCCTTTTTCTTAGCCCGCAGTAGCAAGTGCCGCCAGTAACAACATTCCCTCATTTTCCCGATAGATCTGCGCGAATTGGGAAATTGGCAGGGGATTTCGGCCAAATCCAACCTCAACCGTATAGCCCGGTCTCCGGTATTTTTCGATAAACCAATCCTTATAGCCTGCATACGATGTTATTCCGGTCGCTTCTTCCAGCACATAGCCGCTTTTTTCTGCCAAACTGAGTGCAATTTGCCGGTCCCTGGCCGACGCCAGACCTCTGTAATTCCAGTAGATCGCCCTACCTTGGCTGTGGTAGGCCAGAACAAGTCTAAAATTATGATTTCTCGTAAAGTCTGCAACTGCTTTGGATTCAGGTTCGGATTCCGGTCCTGTCCCTGAAAATCTGGTCGGGCCAGGCCCGGTTATTCCGTGACTGGCTTCCGCTTGTTTCGACAACTGCCAGGATGCATCATAATTGTGGTTTAGATCTACGCCACGAATATTGGCCTGCCAGACCTGGCCAAAATCCATCCGGCCTTCATTCCATTTTAGAAGAGATGTGTAGAATGGATGATTTATCCGAAGTCCGTTTAAGACCAGATCAATACCATCTGGATTCACCATAGGGATTAAATAAATTGAACTTTGACCCCATATCTCTCTTATGTTGTATCCCCTGACCGAAGTTCCATCCACATAGTTTTTCAGATAGTTTTCACAGAACTTCATCAGCACAACTGTCGTAATCCATTCCAGTGAATGATGTGACGCATTATAAAATACCTGATTCGGTCCATTACCCAGCCTCAGATAGTAAAGATTCCGTCCCATAATACTTTTCCCGGCAACCCCGGTTTCCAAGAAAGGATAGCGTTTCTGTAACCCGGCAATATCCCGCTGCAAGATTTCGTAGGTATAATTGAGGTTTGTATCGACAATATCAAAAGCATAGGGCACGGTCAACTGTTGTCCTGCTCTTATATTGTCAGAACTGATCCCGGGATTTGCTGCTAAAAGCCGCTGGGTATTGATTTTATAACGGTTGGCAATCTGGTACAATGTATCTCCCGCAGCAACTGTAACCATGATGTAGCCGTTCAATAACGGCAGAAGCTTTTGATAAGTAATTGGACCAATGATTCCATCTGCTTGGAGACCACTGGCCGCCTGAAACTGTTTGACCACTTGCTCTGTATTTGTTCCGAATACCCCATCTACCGTCCCCGGATCGTAACCCAGCTTTTTGAGTAAAGCCTGAACTTCCATTACATCGTTTCCTCTAACTCCGATCTTAAGTACGCGCACCTAAATCCCCCCATCTATGTTCGTTGTTATAATCTATGGGGATCGGAAAGGATGTGTGTAAAGTTTGCGGCAAAAACAAAAACGAGTCCTAACAGCAAAAACCGTTAATAACTCGTTTTACAGGACGTATGGTGCCTCAGGACGGAATCGAACCGCCGACACGAGGATTTTCAGTCCTCTGCTCTACCGACTGAGCTACCGAGGCGTGATCGATTACCAATCTATCGAAACTCAGCTTAATTTAAAAACATGGTGACCCGTACGGGATTCGAACCCGTGTTACCGCCGTGAAAGGGCGGTGTCTTAGGCCGCTTGACCAACGGGCCATAGGCGATGCGTTAGTGAACCATGCTATGATGGTTTCACTCAATTTTTTTGCTCACGTTTCTGTATTATACAGATAACACGACAAATAGTAAAGAACTTTTTTAGATTTTTTATCTTTTATTTCAATTTATTTCAAAACTTTTATTTCAAAGATAGTGTATTTTCTTCAATTGCCGGTATTACATTATACTGTATGGTATTTTGATGGCTAATAAAAAAGCTTGCATCCGTTAAGACACAAGCGTTTTAATCGAGTATTGGTGAGCCATCCGCGACTCGAACGCGGGACACCCTGATTAAAAGTCAGGTGCTCTACCGACTGAGCTAATGGCCCAGGCCACAATTCATGATTCTATCATTTCGGCCCCTTGGATGTCAAGCAAAACTTTAATAATCCTTGACAT encodes:
- a CDS encoding trypsin-like peptidase domain-containing protein, translated to MDDYNDRDNFGRRSGKPRVVSTVLLAVISAILGGLIAVVLVPAVYPGGNYLEGGNKVVIQQGENPPISASGITGGESPVINIASTVGPAVVGVANFQYSGNIFAGSSDGLSEAGSGSGFIINATQGYIVTNYHVIGDAEKIMISLADGRDVPGTLVGGDPRTDLAVLKIDGTKGLAAVQLGDSAALKVGESVVAIGNPGGQDFARTVTAGVVSATDRFLQLQGEASFNLIQTDAAINPGNSGGPLVNYSGQVVGINSAKNDTQGFEGMGFAIPISDALPVIQQLIEKGFASHPALQINIDDRYTEEYASFKDWPAGCYIASVENGGAAAKAGIQAGDIITAINGTAITNSLELTHELFKYKPGDKVSVSYFRGGSTYKTDAILGEIRSE
- a CDS encoding MBL fold metallo-hydrolase, whose translation is MYFATLASGSSGNAICVGEGNRSLLVDCGITAKRVLTNLKMIDIAAPQLEGIIITHEHSDHVKGAGILARKLKIPIYATAGIWQEIETVLGDINSEQKRIIDRDIYLSGMDVKLFPTSHDSRESYGLKITGKTHTLGIATDSGIVTEEMHRNLRGCDAYVVEANHDLETLWHGRYPYYLKKRVSGDAGHLSNVQLAEALTEWLGENTQKVVLAHLSEENNTPQMALSTVVEMLRNSQVKKKCANLKIRVAPRHYPHELITLG
- a CDS encoding tetratricopeptide repeat protein, translating into MRKKVQKITVGIIIGIICISLIGSTFYAISLPGSDNTEDTQGQEALEQEYNQRKQAIVELSAALEKSPEDVETQLALADAYYSKASITIQLNDEEYQEDLQNAITYYQKVLTQKDDNDVRLKLAISAFLSRDSDLADETYKELIEKEPQNVDVLYWYGMFQFYSKEDYKQAEQYWQTALKYNTDGEMKTKLEEMIARAQDIKP
- the scfB gene encoding thioether cross-link-forming SCIFF peptide maturase; its protein translation is MKLTNYNISKNVHVYTQGKLQIAYDVNSGSLHVIDDKTYAFIQELITYQQKNSLENSEELLEKCGHNLSSEEKQEILAELKVLQDQKLLFSCEPEETVLPFSDRPVIKAMCLHVAHDCNLRCKYCFAGTGPFGGNRELMNVETGKKALKFLLDHSGERGHCEVDFFGGEPLMNLPVIRELIVYGREIAAQAGKKVKFTLTTNAVLLDEATARFLEDEGISVVLSLDGRKEVNDKMRPFLNGSGSYDRIMPQILKFTEMRPETSRYAVGNYFYVRGTYTHFNKDFYKDVLHMADSGIRRISVEPVVASPQEEYAFREEDLAEIKESYDILGEKVLEYREAGKEFVFFHFNTGLDEGPCLIKRLSGCGAGHEYVAVSPEGDIYPCHQFVGKEKYKMGSVNDPNCELKEEIVQSFRQAQVYAKEECRACWARFSCSGGCHAANEAFSGELIKVYPMGCELQKKRLEVAYYLKIIEARQRVLV
- the scfA gene encoding six-cysteine ranthipeptide SCIFF, whose translation is MATHIQTIIKGSLASTAKTGGCGKCQTSCQSACKTSCTVGNQVCEK
- a CDS encoding peptidoglycan-binding protein; its protein translation is MRVLKIGVRGNDVMEVQALLKKLGYDPGTVDGVFGTNTEQVVKQFQAASGLQADGIIGPITYQKLLPLLNGYIMVTVAAGDTLYQIANRYKINTQRLLAANPGISSDNIRAGQQLTVPYAFDIVDTNLNYTYEILQRDIAGLQKRYPFLETGVAGKSIMGRNLYYLRLGNGPNQVFYNASHHSLEWITTVVLMKFCENYLKNYVDGTSVRGYNIREIWGQSSIYLIPMVNPDGIDLVLNGLRINHPFYTSLLKWNEGRMDFGQVWQANIRGVDLNHNYDASWQLSKQAEASHGITGPGPTRFSGTGPESEPESKAVADFTRNHNFRLVLAYHSQGRAIYWNYRGLASARDRQIALSLAEKSGYVLEEATGITSYAGYKDWFIEKYRRPGYTVEVGFGRNPLPISQFAQIYRENEGMLLLAALATAG